The following coding sequences are from one Prochlorococcus sp. MIT 0604 window:
- the cgtA gene encoding Obg family GTPase CgtA has protein sequence MQFIDQANIILKAGKGGNGIVSFRREKFVPAGGPSGGNGGRGGSVILMADNNLQTLLDFKFKREIIAEDGFKGGPNKRSGASGEDRILKVPCGTEIKDIKTGIILGDLTKDKQSLTIAIGGRGGHGNAYYLSNQNRAPESFTEGKDGEIWEVQLELKLLAEVGIIGLPNAGKSTLISVVSSARPKIANYPFTTLIPNLGVVRKSDGNGCLFADIPGLISGAADGVGLGHDFLRHIQRTKILVHLIDVIAENPLHDFEIIEQELKKYGKGLLDKERIIVLNKMELVGDDYLKTITKKLEDLSKKKVLVISSSLKKGLSSLLSEVWKRI, from the coding sequence GTGCAATTTATTGATCAAGCAAACATTATTCTTAAAGCTGGAAAAGGTGGAAATGGAATAGTTTCATTTAGAAGAGAAAAGTTCGTTCCTGCTGGAGGACCTTCGGGGGGGAATGGTGGCAGAGGGGGTTCAGTTATTTTGATGGCTGATAATAATCTTCAAACATTATTAGATTTCAAATTCAAACGTGAAATAATTGCTGAAGATGGATTCAAAGGAGGTCCTAATAAGAGATCAGGTGCTTCAGGTGAGGATAGAATCCTTAAAGTTCCCTGCGGTACTGAAATAAAGGATATTAAAACCGGCATTATTTTAGGAGACTTAACTAAAGATAAACAAAGTTTAACTATTGCCATTGGAGGAAGAGGTGGTCATGGTAATGCTTACTATTTAAGTAATCAAAATAGAGCCCCAGAATCATTCACTGAAGGAAAAGATGGTGAGATATGGGAGGTTCAATTAGAGCTAAAACTTCTTGCAGAGGTTGGGATTATAGGCCTTCCAAATGCGGGGAAAAGCACTTTGATTTCCGTTGTGTCATCTGCTCGTCCAAAAATCGCAAATTATCCTTTCACGACTCTAATACCCAACTTAGGTGTAGTAAGAAAAAGTGATGGAAATGGTTGCCTTTTTGCGGATATTCCTGGATTAATATCAGGTGCAGCTGATGGAGTAGGTTTAGGTCATGATTTTTTAAGACACATCCAAAGAACGAAGATACTTGTTCACTTAATTGATGTAATTGCAGAAAATCCTTTACATGATTTTGAGATTATTGAGCAGGAATTAAAAAAATATGGGAAAGGTCTTTTAGATAAAGAGAGGATAATAGTGTTAAATAAGATGGAGCTGGTAGGTGATGATTATTTGAAAACAATTACAAAAAAGTTAGAAGATTTATCAAAAAAGAAAGTTTTAGTTATTTCTTCATCTTTAAAAAAAGGTTTATCCTCACTGCTTTCTGAAGTTTGGAAGAGGATCTAA